AAAAATACCCCTTGAGACTGCGTCACGCAACAATTCCTCCATCCATCTCCAACTCATGATATTGCCAGAGCCATAGGACTCGATCACTACTCCCTTGAGTCCTTTTATATTCAAAATACTTTTTACAACTTCTTCGGTGATCCCTGGAAATATCTTCAAAACGACCACATTTGGGTCCATCTTTGGATAGAATTCAAGCTTCTGTTGGGGGTCGTGTGTATTCATAAAAGACTCGTTAAAAACGATCTTCACTCCCGATTCTGCCAGATAGGGGAAATTCTCCGACTCAAAAGCTGCAAAGTTGCTACTTCGAATCTTCTGGGAGCGATTTCCTTTAAGCAAATAGTAATTAAAGTACACCGCGATCTCATTGAGCATGGGTACTTTACCGTTTTTGGTCGAAGCGATTTCCAAAGCCGTTATGAGGTTTTCACGAGCATCAGAGCGTGTCGCTCCTATCGGTATCTGTGCTCCTGTCAAAATAATGGGCTTGTTGATCCCTCTAAACATAAAACTCAGTGCCGACGCGGTGTAGGCCATCGTGTCGGTCCCATGCAAAATCACGAAAGCGTCATATTGCTCGTAATGATCTTTGATGATGTAGGCCATTGCTTGCCAATGTTCTATATCCACATTGGACGAATCAACAGGGTCTGGAAATGAAATCACCGTAAGCTTCAAGTCCAAGCTTTGCAACTCAGGAATCTTCTCGATGACCAACGAAAAATTAAAGGGGGCCAAAGACCCATCTTCGTCATACACCATACCAAAGGTCCCTCCTGTATATATCAACATGACAGAAGATTTGGGTGCCTCAGACGTGGTGGCAATATTTACGACTTTATAACTTGTATTCAATTTGGATTGTTGTTGTTCTCAAAGATAAGCATAGCCGTAGTACTAGTCACCTCAACTACTTCACTAATATCAATTTTTCTTTCGTCAGCAATCTTCAGTGCGACTTGTTTGATGAAGGCCGGTTCATTGCGTTTGCCGCGATGCGGTGCAGGAGCGAGATAGGGACTATCTGTTTCGAGGACAAAGTGCTGCAAATCGACACCTTGCATGACTGGTTCTAATCCTCCATTCTTAAATGTTGCCACACCGCCCAGCCCAAGTTTGAATCCCAACTCAACTATGCGACGCGCTTGCGCTATTGTCCCCGAAAAACAATGTACAACCCCAAACAAACCAGACTCTTGATACCCTTCGAGTAACTCGATCGTTTCGTCCATTGACTCACGACAATGAATCACAATTGGTAATTGATGCTTTAGAGCCAGACTACACTGTATTCGAAACGCTTCCTTTTGCTCTTCGAACATTGATTTATCCCAATACAAATCTGTCCCCATCTCACCTACGGCCGCAAATGACCGCTTTGACAACCAATCTTCAACGATATACAATTCCTTCTCAAAGTCCTTGCCTACCGAACAGGGGTGCAATCCCATCATCGGAATACAATATCCCGGATAGCGGTATTCCATCTCCAACATTGCGTCGATCGATTCACTATCTATATTAGGCATATAGATTCTCTCTACTCCGTCCACTTTGGCTCGATCTATCACCTCTTCTATGTCCTCGGCAAACTTGTCCGAATATATATGTGCATGTGTTTCTATCATATCTTCAATATTCTCTCCCCTTCCATCGATAACGTACAGGCAGCAGGTAAGCCACAAAAGAAGAAAAATATAGTGCCAATTCATACCATTCGTACAAACATATCCACCCCCATGAAAACGTTCTCCCTGACTCTCGGCGAAACCGAGACAGAAGCAATGCACTCAATAGAGGTCGTACACCAAACAACAGAAACATCCAAGGAGACCAAATCAACAACACCAGTACGGCAGGCACAAAAAGTAACTTCAACCCCAAAAGAACCTTGACCCAAACAGCCACTCCTCTGATGCCGCTAGCCCAACGAACACGCTGAGCAAGCAACCTACTCCAGGTCGGCTCTGCCTGGGTCTGCAAAATACTCCCCGCTGCTACACTAATCTCTAGCCGTCCTCCCGCACGCATCACTCCCTGCAGCAAAGCCACATCTTCCACTACACTCTCCTCCATATCCATGTAGCACACCCGATCTAAGTCTTCTCTCCGAATAGCCATGTTGTTGCCCCAAGCGGTCACATACACTCCTCTCTGCGCCAACTCATGCAGCAAAAATTGATTCAACACCCAATCTATATTTTGCCATTGGCTCCACCTCGTCTTCCCGTCAACTAAGGTCATCCCCACTTTCAGTACGGGGATAGACTGCCTAGGAATCAACATCGATCGTACCCAGCCAGGGTGAACCAACATGTCAGCATCCGTAAATAGCACCAACTCCCCTATCGATTGCTGTAGCAATTGTTTCAACACCCTATGTTTACCATATAGTCCAGTTGAATGTCCATCAAAATGGATCACGCGCAACTGACCTGAAGCATACTCTTGCAACAGTGCAAGTGTATCGTCCACAGAATCGTCATCACCAATGAGTATCTCCAGCTTTGTCACGGGGTAATCCAAGGACAACAGCGCACGACACAGACGCGCAACATTTGCCGACTCATTTCGCATAGAAACCAAAACAGAAACAAATGGCAACTCACCCACTTCTTCTGCAGCCTTCTCCTCCTCTAGTCCTGACAGGCTGACCAACAACAGCACCATCACACCTACACCTACAATCAAGCCACACCCTATATATAGAAATATCATGATAGCAATTCAAATCTATACCCCTTGGATTGACAAAACATAAAATATGCAGGCAGAATAAACTCCAGTCTCTGAATTGTTTTGGCATGGTCATGCAAAACAATTACATCTCCTGCAGTCGTTTGAGACAGCAATACCTCCAAACACTCTCGGTCACTCTGCTGCATATCAAAATCACCGGGCATCAGAGACCACATCACTAATTTGGTTTCTCTTTTACGCAACAGCGCATATTGACACCAAGTCAAACGCCCATAGGGTGGACGGTACAATTGAGCACTCCTTGTTAATTTGTCGATCCACTTCTCTGTCTCTTCCAATTCAGCCAACCACCTATCATTAGGAATCTGACGAGAAGACTGATGTGTATAACCGTGGTTAGCCAAACGATGGCCATTCGAAACGATTTCAGCCGCCAACTCCGACATTCGATGAAGCTGTTTTCCTTGGCAAAAAAAAGTAGCCTTGACATCAAATCGATCCAATAGAGCCAGCAAACGCAAGGTGCTTTCTTCATGTGGCCCATCATCAAATGTCAAATAAAGAGTCTTTTGTGTAGGAATTTCACTCCAAAGCGCCGAAGAAAATAGGCACTGAATAAATTTGGGGACTTTCTTGAAATAAAACGCGCTCAACGATCGTGCTTTAGATAAACGGACAGCAATGTGATATCATCTCTATAAGGCTTACCTTCCCGAAATTGCTCCACACTGGCTAGCATTTGACGATTGAGGGAGGCCGCAGATCCCTTGCCGTGTGCCCCAACTCTCTCTTGAACACGAGTCTCTCCAAACTCCTCTTCTGCTAAATTTTCAGCCTCAGTCAACCCATCAGTATATGCAAACAGTTGAAAGTCGCTCAATATTTGAACTTGCGCTGTCTCAATAAACGGCAAAGGATCAAACATCCCCAAAACGGTAGTCCCCTTCTCCAACAAGCTCAATCTCCCTTCATCATCAACCAAAATCGGAGGATTGTGACCACAATTGGCATAGTTCAACACACCACTCTTTCGGTTATAAAAGGCCACAAAGAACGTAATGAATATATCCGAATTGCCAGAATGAACCAATTGGTAGTTGAGTTCTTGAACTATCCTATCCAGATCGGTAGTCTGACGTACCAATGTACGCAAAGAAGCTTGAAAATTGGACATCATCAATGCCGCTGGCACTCCCTTGCCAGACACATCCGCTATGCAGACCATAAACTCGTGAGGGTTGATCGACACATAGTCGTAGTAGTCCCCTCCTACGTTGTGGTGTGGTTGGTAGACTGCCGCAACTTCAAGCAACTCCGTGTTGGGTAGCGACTTAGGGAACAAGTTGAGCTGAACCTGCTTAGCAATCTCTAGTTCCCGTGTGAGAGCTTCTTGTTCGAGCTGTTTTCTAGCCAACTTTTTATTCTCTATCGCTACAATCAGGATATTGGTAATCGCTTCTAGAAATGTCGTCGGTGATTTACTCGACCCTCCGTGATTAGAACTGGAAACATCGGCAATGAACACCAGGGCCAAAAGGCGATTCTTATGCAAGACGGGGATCACATACTCAAAATCCTCACTCACTTCACTATTGCGATCGATAGCAGAGGTTTGCTTGAGTGACTCAAATGCGCTCAACTCCATCTGTTCACATACTTCAGGCTTGACCCCAAATGAGACCTTACTCTCCCAAGACTCCTCCATGACAAATAGCGCCAGTTTCTTCACCTTCAAATTAGCCAAAAGAGTAAAATGATAAATCTTGTACAATGATGATTCGGGCAAATTGTTGTTGATCGCTTCAGTCACTTCCAACAGCGAATTCAACTCCAACTCCTTCAAATTAGCAGCTATTTGATTGTCCTGACTCATGCAGTACCCGTGTGTGCTTTGAGACCTGCTTTGGTTGCAAGGTAGCTATACTTACGAAAATCGATTTCCAAATCTACTTCCTCCTCTTTGACTTCCTCATCTGGCGCTTCAAAACATTTGATCCACCCTTTCTGATGTAGTTTAGTCAAGACAGGTCTGATTTCTTCATCCTCCATCCCTACATTGCTTTTGAGTTCTTGAAATGAAATTAAAAAATACAATTCATCCAGAACATCATATTCATAGTCACTCATTGCAAAAATGTTAGATGTTATACGTTCGGTTTCTCCATCGAAACTGCCCAAAATTAGAGGCTATACCAAAGAATACCACATAAAATGGGTAAATAATTTGGAGCAAAAAAAAGGGTATCACTGAAAATCCACTTCTCGTCAGGGCAACACATCGAAACAAAAACAACGCATCTGCCAAGCATTTTACTCCCCACACCCCTATCACCCAATACAAATGATCGGGAATCAAGAAAATACTCCCAACTACCCACCCTATATACAACACAAACACCACGATCGGCAAGACCAAAGATATTGGGTCTCGATGATGCTTCCATTTGGACGCCCAACGTTTGCGCTGATGATAAAACGCCTCCCAACTCTGAGGAGCCTCTGTCACCACGATTGCCTTCTCATCCGTCACAAAGACAACCTGACCTGGATACCGAGTACTGACTTTGCGCAACAGAAATTCGTCATCTCCAGAAGCAACCTCCATATTACCAGCGAACCCTTCTACCTGTTCAAAGATTTCCTTGGCAAACGAATAATTGCAGCCATTGATCA
The DNA window shown above is from Reichenbachiella sp. 5M10 and carries:
- a CDS encoding PP2C family protein-serine/threonine phosphatase → MSQDNQIAANLKELELNSLLEVTEAINNNLPESSLYKIYHFTLLANLKVKKLALFVMEESWESKVSFGVKPEVCEQMELSAFESLKQTSAIDRNSEVSEDFEYVIPVLHKNRLLALVFIADVSSSNHGGSSKSPTTFLEAITNILIVAIENKKLARKQLEQEALTRELEIAKQVQLNLFPKSLPNTELLEVAAVYQPHHNVGGDYYDYVSINPHEFMVCIADVSGKGVPAALMMSNFQASLRTLVRQTTDLDRIVQELNYQLVHSGNSDIFITFFVAFYNRKSGVLNYANCGHNPPILVDDEGRLSLLEKGTTVLGMFDPLPFIETAQVQILSDFQLFAYTDGLTEAENLAEEEFGETRVQERVGAHGKGSAASLNRQMLASVEQFREGKPYRDDITLLSVYLKHDR
- a CDS encoding glycosyltransferase is translated as MIFLYIGCGLIVGVGVMVLLLVSLSGLEEEKAAEEVGELPFVSVLVSMRNESANVARLCRALLSLDYPVTKLEILIGDDDSVDDTLALLQEYASGQLRVIHFDGHSTGLYGKHRVLKQLLQQSIGELVLFTDADMLVHPGWVRSMLIPRQSIPVLKVGMTLVDGKTRWSQWQNIDWVLNQFLLHELAQRGVYVTAWGNNMAIRREDLDRVCYMDMEESVVEDVALLQGVMRAGGRLEISVAAGSILQTQAEPTWSRLLAQRVRWASGIRGVAVWVKVLLGLKLLFVPAVLVLLIWSPWMFLLFGVRPLLSALLLSRFRRESGRTFSWGWICLYEWYELALYFSSFVAYLLPVRYRWKGREY
- a CDS encoding TatD family hydrolase, translated to MIETHAHIYSDKFAEDIEEVIDRAKVDGVERIYMPNIDSESIDAMLEMEYRYPGYCIPMMGLHPCSVGKDFEKELYIVEDWLSKRSFAAVGEMGTDLYWDKSMFEEQKEAFRIQCSLALKHQLPIVIHCRESMDETIELLEGYQESGLFGVVHCFSGTIAQARRIVELGFKLGLGGVATFKNGGLEPVMQGVDLQHFVLETDSPYLAPAPHRGKRNEPAFIKQVALKIADERKIDISEVVEVTSTTAMLIFENNNNPN
- a CDS encoding asparaginase; this encodes MLIYTGGTFGMVYDEDGSLAPFNFSLVIEKIPELQSLDLKLTVISFPDPVDSSNVDIEHWQAMAYIIKDHYEQYDAFVILHGTDTMAYTASALSFMFRGINKPIILTGAQIPIGATRSDARENLITALEIASTKNGKVPMLNEIAVYFNYYLLKGNRSQKIRSSNFAAFESENFPYLAESGVKIVFNESFMNTHDPQQKLEFYPKMDPNVVVLKIFPGITEEVVKSILNIKGLKGVVIESYGSGNIMSWRWMEELLRDAVSRGIFLYNVSQCMGGSVVQGRYETSKMLSDIGVISGHDITTEAALAKLMHLLGTERNVDIIKQKLNVSIRGELTVV
- a CDS encoding polysaccharide deacetylase family protein gives rise to the protein MSAFYFKKVPKFIQCLFSSALWSEIPTQKTLYLTFDDGPHEESTLRLLALLDRFDVKATFFCQGKQLHRMSELAAEIVSNGHRLANHGYTHQSSRQIPNDRWLAELEETEKWIDKLTRSAQLYRPPYGRLTWCQYALLRKRETKLVMWSLMPGDFDMQQSDRECLEVLLSQTTAGDVIVLHDHAKTIQRLEFILPAYFMFCQSKGYRFELLS